In Mycobacterium tuberculosis H37Rv, a single window of DNA contains:
- a CDS encoding sugar ABC transporter permease, whose amino-acid sequence MTRRRGRRAWAGRMFVAPNLAAVVVFMLFPLGFSLYMSFQKWDLFTHATFVRLDNFRNLFTSDPLFLIAVVNTAVYTVGTVVPTVIVSLVVAAFLNRKIKGISLFRTVVFLPLAISSVVMAVVWQFVFNTDNGLLNIMLGWLGIGPIPWLIEPRWAMVSLCLVSVWRSVPFATVVLLAAMQGVPETVYEAARIDGAGEIRQFVSITVPLIRGALSFVVVISIIHAFQAFDLVYVLTGANGGPETATYVLGIMLFQHAFSFLEFGYASALAWVMFAILLVLTVLQLRITHRRSWEASRGLG is encoded by the coding sequence ATGACACGGCGCAGGGGGCGACGCGCGTGGGCGGGGCGTATGTTCGTCGCGCCGAACTTGGCTGCCGTTGTGGTGTTCATGCTGTTTCCGCTGGGATTCTCGCTGTACATGAGCTTTCAGAAGTGGGACTTGTTTACGCATGCGACGTTCGTGAGGTTGGACAATTTCAGAAACCTCTTCACTTCTGATCCGCTGTTTCTCATCGCCGTGGTCAACACCGCGGTTTACACCGTCGGCACCGTGGTACCGACCGTTATCGTCAGCCTCGTCGTCGCCGCCTTTCTAAACCGGAAAATCAAAGGCATCAGCCTCTTTCGGACGGTCGTCTTCTTGCCGTTGGCGATTTCCTCGGTGGTGATGGCGGTCGTCTGGCAGTTCGTCTTCAACACCGACAATGGCCTACTCAACATCATGCTCGGCTGGCTGGGAATCGGCCCCATCCCATGGCTAATCGAACCCCGATGGGCCATGGTCTCGCTTTGCCTGGTCAGCGTCTGGCGCAGTGTGCCCTTCGCCACGGTCGTCCTGCTGGCCGCGATGCAGGGGGTTCCGGAGACTGTGTACGAGGCGGCCAGGATCGATGGTGCCGGCGAGATTCGCCAGTTCGTGTCCATCACGGTACCGCTGATCCGGGGGGCATTGTCATTCGTGGTTGTCATATCGATCATCCACGCGTTCCAGGCGTTTGACCTTGTCTACGTCCTTACCGGTGCCAACGGTGGTCCCGAGACGGCTACCTATGTTTTGGGCATCATGCTGTTCCAGCACGCGTTTTCGTTCCTGGAATTCGGCTATGCGTCCGCGTTGGCGTGGGTGATGTTCGCCATCTTGCTGGTGTTGACCGTGCTGCAGTTGCGAATTACGCACCGGCGCTCCTGGGAGGCGTCCCGTGGGCTGGGCTGA